The DNA region acacacacacacacacacacacacacacatatttatactGTTAAGTATCTCTGTATGCATACCTGCCTGTGTCAACCTACAAGGTGTGCATATTAATTATAATGCACATATGTAAAAGGCATATATCTATGAGAGTCTTTAGCATAAGGAGTGGCATGTTGGCATGTGAGGAGAAACAGCATCTAAATTAACCATggacataaatacaaacattgagatgagaaaacaaatacagaatagaaattaaaaataaatactaaataaatggaataaataataataatctaaacagTATGATTATTAGTTAGACAATATGTGGCTTGCATGGACCAATATCCTGCTTTAGAAACGACTGTTAGGTGGTATCAGTCAGAGCtttaatacttttgtttttacgtAAGTTTCTTAACTTGCCTTGTCTGTTGGAGTTGACTTTAGTTTATCTTCTGAAACAGGCATTGCTGAGATCACTGTCGTCACTATTCTGTGTGTTTCCTCCTCTCATAGCTCCAGAGAGCTACAGCGATCTGAAAAATTTGCTCCGTGGCCACACCCCTGACAACCAGCGCCTAATCGTGGCCAGGACTCAGAAAAGCAACCATGCCAGTTTAGCTGTTGGCAATAAACTCAAACTGCAGGTACAACATGGAGCAGGCTATTCTGTAAAAGAGTGTTTGTCTCTGTAGGCCCTTTTTGGTTGTCTTCAGTGCTGTATGAACTCACAGtgttctctctgtttgtgtcagAAACTGTTTGGCTTTCTCTTGGAGTACATCGGAGAACTGGCCACCAGGAGTCCGCCTGAACTCACCACCATAGATAAGCTCATACCGTGAGTTCATGAAGTTTCTCAAGTTTTGCCGCCAATTCAAATATCAAGTCCTCAAAACGTGATGTGATCATTCCTGAACTGtgctttcttttctctgtctgtagAGAGTTGTACACTATGTGTCAGATGTTTCCAGAAGCAGCCTGCAAGGTCATGCAGAGCATCCTCGGAGATGCTGGTCACAGCACGGAGGAGGCGCTTGAGGTCAAAGGACATGTTGCCTTCCCAGCACTAGACATGGTATGGATTATCAGCTGTGAATGCTGGGAACATGTTGAATGTTggcaaaatgaagttaaaagacatatatataaataaaactttagaTAATGTT from Plectropomus leopardus isolate mb unplaced genomic scaffold, YSFRI_Pleo_2.0 unplaced_scaffold12572, whole genome shotgun sequence includes:
- the LOC121963802 gene encoding nucleolar protein 14-like, producing the protein PESYSDLKNLLRGHTPDNQRLIVARTQKSNHASLAVGNKLKLQKLFGFLLEYIGELATRSPPELTTIDKLIPELYTMCQMFPEAACKVMQSILGDAGHSTEEALEVKGHVAFPALDM